One segment of Streptomyces bathyalis DNA contains the following:
- a CDS encoding ferritin-like domain-containing protein produces the protein MLSSRSLFREILENDRSFQLFCSIAASGEAQGGWENARIAALVPESLRDLAPKITKHGADEDKHGRIFNALLKKRGLEPVPVPQETDYTMLLERRGIGLMHEKLRRDEQLTEHDIIVYLSHSRVTEQRASDQMAMLLDSCGDDPETGRAIRMISNDEDNHLAYCHEELLRLAAQGHEGTIRRNLRQCARAEIVVHREVSLAVMSHMGRLLDWPAIKTASLAVGIHGMYQVERFGGWRKMANLTMPEKLNALGGQADIATTPVI, from the coding sequence ATGCTCTCGTCCCGAAGCCTGTTCCGGGAGATCCTGGAGAACGACCGTTCCTTCCAGCTCTTCTGCTCCATCGCTGCCAGCGGGGAGGCGCAGGGTGGTTGGGAGAACGCCCGGATCGCGGCCCTCGTGCCGGAGAGCCTGCGTGATCTCGCCCCGAAGATCACCAAGCACGGAGCGGACGAGGACAAGCACGGCCGGATCTTCAACGCCCTGCTGAAGAAGCGCGGCCTCGAGCCCGTCCCCGTCCCGCAGGAGACCGACTACACAATGCTGCTGGAGCGGCGCGGCATCGGGCTGATGCACGAGAAGCTGCGGCGCGACGAGCAGCTCACCGAGCACGACATCATCGTCTATCTCTCCCACAGCAGGGTCACCGAGCAGCGCGCCTCCGACCAGATGGCGATGCTGCTCGACAGCTGCGGCGACGATCCGGAGACCGGCCGCGCCATCAGGATGATCAGCAACGACGAGGACAACCATCTGGCGTACTGCCACGAGGAGTTGCTGCGGCTGGCGGCGCAGGGCCACGAGGGGACCATCCGCCGCAATCTGCGGCAGTGCGCCCGCGCCGAGATCGTCGTCCACCGCGAGGTCTCCCTCGCCGTGATGTCCCACATGGGGCGTCTGCTGGACTGGCCGGCCATCAAGACCGCTTCGCTCGCCGTCGGCATCCACGGCATGTACCAGGTCGAACGGTTCGGCGGCTGGCGCAAGATGGCCAACCTGACGATGCCGGAGAAGCTGAACGCGCTCGGTGGACAGGCCGACATCGCCACAACCCCCGTCATCTAG
- a CDS encoding cytochrome P450, giving the protein MNLSATSPGHDDLPSSDVDPFGHEVLEDPHPFHAELRESGPVVRLTGYDVYAMGRHEQVHAALTDWQNFESGAGVGLSNFRREKPWRPPSLLLEADPPRHDAPRAVLARILGPRALRRLRDAWFADAAALTEQVLRTGEFDAVTSLAEAFPLRVFPDAVGIPEDGRENLLPYGDHLFNAFGPPNDLVRQGNPRIAELSAWVDARCRPGMLDDDGFGAHIWRAAARGDITEAQAPLVVRSLLSAGVDTTVHGLAAVLHAFATHPEQWRRLRRDPSLARVAFDEAVRLESPVQTFFRTAVTDVPIGGTVVEEGSKVLLFLGAANRDPRRWEHPDTFDLARDPSGHVGFGMGIHQCVGQHVARLESEALLTALAERVERIEIAGPVVRHHNNTLRAWRSLPVRVHPA; this is encoded by the coding sequence ATGAACCTCTCCGCGACCTCCCCGGGGCACGACGATCTGCCGTCCAGCGACGTCGACCCGTTCGGCCATGAAGTTCTCGAGGATCCGCACCCCTTCCACGCCGAACTGCGCGAATCCGGGCCCGTCGTCCGTCTGACCGGGTACGACGTCTACGCGATGGGCCGTCACGAGCAGGTGCACGCCGCGCTCACCGACTGGCAGAACTTCGAGTCAGGGGCGGGCGTCGGCCTGAGCAACTTCCGCCGTGAGAAGCCCTGGCGCCCGCCGAGTCTGCTGCTGGAGGCCGACCCTCCCCGGCACGACGCCCCCCGTGCGGTGCTCGCGAGGATCCTCGGGCCCCGTGCCTTGCGCAGGCTCCGCGACGCCTGGTTCGCCGATGCCGCTGCCCTGACCGAACAGGTCCTGCGCACAGGGGAGTTCGACGCGGTGACATCGCTGGCCGAGGCGTTTCCGCTGCGCGTCTTCCCGGATGCCGTGGGCATCCCGGAGGACGGCCGTGAGAATCTCCTGCCCTACGGCGATCACTTGTTCAACGCGTTCGGTCCCCCGAACGACCTTGTGCGTCAGGGCAACCCGCGGATCGCAGAGCTCTCCGCATGGGTCGACGCGCGCTGCCGTCCCGGAATGCTGGACGATGACGGCTTCGGCGCTCACATCTGGCGGGCCGCCGCGCGCGGCGACATCACCGAGGCGCAAGCCCCCCTGGTCGTACGGTCGTTGCTGTCCGCCGGAGTGGACACGACTGTGCACGGGCTCGCCGCGGTCCTCCACGCGTTCGCGACCCACCCGGAACAGTGGCGGCGACTGCGCCGGGATCCCTCTCTGGCACGCGTGGCCTTCGACGAGGCGGTGCGGCTGGAGTCACCGGTGCAGACGTTCTTCCGTACGGCCGTCACCGACGTCCCGATCGGCGGCACGGTGGTCGAGGAAGGCAGCAAGGTTCTTCTCTTTCTCGGGGCCGCCAACCGCGACCCGCGCAGGTGGGAGCACCCGGACACCTTCGACCTCGCCCGCGACCCGTCAGGGCACGTCGGCTTCGGCATGGGCATCCATCAGTGCGTGGGACAGCACGTGGCCCGGCTGGAGTCCGAGGCGTTGCTGACGGCGCTGGCCGAGCGGGTGGAGCGCATCGAGATCGCCGGGCCGGTCGTGCGGCACCACAACAACACGCTCCGCGCGTGGCGTTCCTTGCCCGTGCGCGTCCACCCCGCCTGA
- a CDS encoding PDR/VanB family oxidoreductase has protein sequence MPPDSSRPEPPRPGGGHSRTLLRVAGRRAAADGVVSLTLEHPDGRRLPDWAPGAHIDLILPGGMTRQYSLCGDRWDAYTYRVAVLREPGGRGGSAYIHDELRQGDLVAVGGPRNNFPLTPSERYLFIAGGIGITPLLPMVHQAELLGADWKLLYGGRTRDSMAFADQLRVHGDRVTLVPQDESGLPDLPSWLDEPRPRTKVYACGPGPLLEAVEARCAHWPPGLLRTERFVPKVESAPVRDEAFEVRLARHGASVTVTPGVSVLEAVRAAGVNVLSSCEEGTCGTCETGVLEGRPDQRDSILDDDERGAGDCMFICVSRSCGPKLVLDL, from the coding sequence ATGCCTCCCGACAGCTCGCGCCCTGAACCGCCCCGCCCCGGCGGCGGACACTCACGGACGCTGCTCCGCGTCGCCGGCAGACGTGCCGCAGCCGACGGTGTCGTGAGCCTGACCCTGGAACACCCGGACGGCAGGCGCCTGCCGGACTGGGCGCCCGGTGCGCACATCGACCTGATCCTTCCTGGCGGCATGACGCGCCAGTACTCGCTGTGCGGTGACCGCTGGGACGCCTACACCTACCGTGTCGCCGTCCTGCGTGAGCCCGGCGGGCGTGGCGGTTCGGCGTACATACACGACGAGTTGCGGCAGGGCGACCTCGTCGCCGTCGGAGGGCCGCGCAACAACTTCCCGCTCACGCCCTCCGAGAGGTATCTGTTCATCGCCGGCGGCATCGGCATCACTCCGCTGCTGCCGATGGTGCATCAGGCCGAACTGCTGGGCGCCGACTGGAAGCTGCTATACGGAGGCCGCACCCGCGATTCCATGGCGTTCGCGGATCAGCTCCGGGTGCACGGCGACCGCGTCACGCTCGTCCCTCAGGACGAGTCGGGGCTGCCCGACCTGCCGTCGTGGCTGGACGAGCCCCGGCCCCGCACGAAGGTGTACGCGTGCGGCCCGGGCCCCCTCCTGGAGGCGGTCGAGGCGCGCTGCGCGCACTGGCCCCCCGGACTGCTTCGCACGGAGCGGTTCGTGCCGAAGGTGGAGAGCGCCCCCGTCCGCGACGAGGCATTCGAGGTCCGACTCGCCCGGCACGGTGCGTCGGTGACCGTCACTCCCGGGGTCAGCGTGCTCGAAGCCGTGCGCGCCGCCGGCGTGAACGTGCTGTCGTCCTGCGAGGAGGGCACGTGCGGCACCTGTGAGACGGGCGTGCTCGAAGGGCGCCCCGACCAGCGCGACTCGATCCTCGACGACGACGAACGCGGCGCCGGGGACTGCATGTTCATCTGCGTCTCCCGCTCGTGCGGCCCGAAGCTCGTCCTTGACCTGTGA
- a CDS encoding IclR family transcriptional regulator, with translation MARTGAGETVLSRVVRVLETFGSDVTTLTVSQIARRSGLHVATVSRLVAQMARHELLQRDGRSVRIGVRMWELGSRASPTVGLREAAMPFMEDLHAVVGHHIQLGVLQGDEVLFVERLAAPGAVINYTRIAGRLPLHASSSGLVLCAHAPVDLQERIIAGPLTVYTERTISTPRRLRGTLADVRREGYAFCQGHIHPDATGIAVPLRDSHGAVVAALAAIVPNDDTARAQIPALLAAARGVSRAMAGHEARRA, from the coding sequence GTGGCACGGACCGGAGCTGGCGAAACGGTGCTGTCGCGGGTGGTCCGGGTGCTCGAGACGTTCGGCAGCGACGTCACGACGCTCACGGTCTCTCAGATCGCCCGCCGCTCGGGCCTGCACGTCGCCACGGTCTCCCGGCTCGTCGCGCAGATGGCCCGCCACGAGCTGCTTCAGCGTGACGGCCGGAGCGTCCGTATCGGCGTACGGATGTGGGAGCTCGGCTCGCGCGCCTCACCCACAGTGGGGCTGCGCGAGGCCGCCATGCCGTTCATGGAGGACCTCCACGCGGTCGTGGGACACCACATCCAACTGGGAGTCCTCCAGGGCGACGAGGTGCTGTTCGTCGAACGCCTGGCCGCGCCCGGAGCAGTGATCAACTACACCCGGATCGCCGGACGTCTGCCCCTGCACGCCTCGTCCTCGGGCCTGGTTCTCTGCGCCCACGCTCCCGTCGACCTCCAGGAACGGATCATCGCGGGACCGCTCACCGTCTACACGGAGCGCACGATCAGCACCCCCCGCCGGCTGCGCGGCACCCTGGCCGACGTACGGCGCGAGGGCTACGCCTTCTGCCAGGGACACATACATCCGGACGCGACAGGTATCGCCGTACCGCTGCGTGACTCGCACGGCGCCGTCGTGGCCGCTCTGGCGGCGATCGTTCCCAACGACGACACCGCACGCGCGCAGATCCCCGCTCTGCTGGCGGCGGCACGCGGCGTCTCGCGTGCCATGGCGGGCCACGAAGCCCGCAGAGCCTGA
- a CDS encoding ABC transporter permease has product MKLSRPARITLGVAAVVGFAVIYVPLFLVLINSLNPDRSSSWPPPGITFDWWTAAWGSAGARHALVTSLKAGVGATAAALVLGTLIAFAIQRFRFFGREALSFVVVLPIALPGIVTGVALNTAFRTVLEPFGVGLGLFTVVVGHATFCVVVVYNNVIARLRRMPGSYEEAAMDLGANTFRAFVDVTFPLVRSALVAGGMLAFALSFDEIIVTTFTAGPNTQTLPIWIFSNMARPQQAPVVNVVAAVLVLLSVIPIYIAQRMSSDTASGGRI; this is encoded by the coding sequence ATGAAACTCTCCCGGCCCGCACGAATCACGCTGGGCGTCGCCGCGGTGGTCGGCTTCGCGGTCATCTACGTCCCGCTCTTCCTCGTCCTGATCAACTCGCTGAATCCGGACCGCAGTTCGAGCTGGCCACCGCCCGGCATCACCTTCGACTGGTGGACGGCCGCATGGGGCAGCGCGGGTGCCCGACACGCTCTGGTCACCTCACTCAAGGCCGGCGTGGGCGCGACGGCCGCCGCGCTCGTCCTCGGCACGCTCATCGCCTTCGCCATCCAGCGCTTCAGGTTCTTCGGCCGCGAGGCGCTCTCCTTCGTCGTCGTGCTGCCGATCGCGCTGCCCGGCATCGTCACCGGGGTCGCGCTCAACACCGCCTTCCGTACGGTGCTCGAACCCTTCGGCGTCGGGCTCGGTCTCTTCACCGTCGTCGTCGGTCACGCGACGTTCTGCGTCGTGGTCGTCTACAACAACGTGATCGCCCGGCTGCGCCGGATGCCGGGCAGCTACGAGGAAGCGGCCATGGACCTCGGCGCGAACACCTTCCGTGCCTTCGTCGACGTCACCTTCCCGCTGGTGCGTTCCGCCCTGGTGGCGGGCGGCATGCTCGCCTTCGCGCTCTCCTTCGACGAGATCATCGTGACGACCTTCACCGCGGGCCCGAACACCCAGACGCTCCCGATCTGGATCTTCTCCAACATGGCGCGCCCGCAGCAGGCACCGGTGGTGAACGTCGTCGCGGCGGTCCTCGTGCTGCTCTCGGTCATCCCGATCTACATCGCGCAGCGGATGTCGTCCGACACGGCGTCGGGCGGCCGGATCTGA
- a CDS encoding ABC transporter permease → MSNTEPAAGHTARRLAGTLHRRPRLQLSLLLTAPLTWLILAYLGSLTALFMSAFWTTDTFTSNVVKVWSLDNFTTLLSKDVYQQVALRSVGVALAVTAICVVIAFPVAFFTARIASPRWRPLLVVAILTPLWASYLVKAYAWRLILAEGGLLDWLLSPLGLDGPGFGLVATILVLTYLWLPYMILPIHTGLEQIPDSVLDASSDLGARSGRTFRSVVMPILLPSIAAGSVFTFSLSLGDYIAVQIVGGKTQLIGNLIYSNITLDLPLAAALGTVPVVIIVLYLLAVRRTGALSSL, encoded by the coding sequence ATGAGCAACACCGAGCCGGCCGCCGGGCACACCGCCCGGCGGCTAGCCGGGACCCTTCACCGCCGTCCCCGGCTGCAACTGTCCCTGCTGCTGACCGCGCCGCTGACGTGGCTGATCCTGGCCTACCTCGGCTCGCTCACCGCGCTGTTCATGTCCGCGTTCTGGACCACGGACACCTTCACCTCGAACGTCGTGAAGGTCTGGTCCCTGGACAACTTCACGACCCTGCTCTCCAAGGACGTCTACCAGCAGGTCGCCCTGCGCAGCGTTGGCGTCGCCCTTGCGGTCACCGCCATCTGCGTCGTGATCGCCTTCCCCGTCGCCTTCTTCACCGCACGCATCGCCTCTCCCCGCTGGCGGCCCCTGCTCGTGGTCGCCATCCTCACGCCGCTGTGGGCCAGTTACCTGGTCAAGGCGTACGCGTGGAGGCTCATCCTCGCCGAGGGCGGACTGCTGGACTGGCTGCTCTCACCCCTGGGCCTCGACGGTCCCGGCTTCGGACTCGTCGCCACCATCCTCGTGCTGACGTACCTGTGGCTGCCGTACATGATCCTGCCGATCCACACCGGGCTGGAGCAGATACCCGACAGCGTCCTCGACGCCTCCTCCGACCTGGGCGCGCGGTCGGGCCGCACCTTCCGCTCGGTGGTGATGCCGATCCTGCTGCCGTCCATCGCCGCCGGATCCGTCTTCACCTTCTCCCTCAGCCTCGGCGACTACATCGCCGTGCAGATCGTGGGCGGCAAGACGCAACTGATCGGCAACCTCATCTACTCCAACATCACCCTGGACCTGCCGCTGGCCGCCGCGCTCGGCACCGTCCCCGTGGTGATCATCGTGCTCTACCTGCTCGCGGTGCGCCGCACCGGCGCCCTGAGCAGCCTCTGA
- a CDS encoding ABC transporter substrate-binding protein: MRMSRTLKTLAAAGALLLATACGSSGSSSSSQGAIDPPDLKPQKKIGKAEKSVNLIAWAGYAEDGSNDPKVDWVTPFEKKTGCKVNTKTAASSDEMVSLMKTGQYDAVSASGDASLRLIASGDAEPVNTELVPNYKDIFEGLKNKDWNSVDGKPYGIPHGRGANLLMYNTEKVKPAPDSWSAVFDKGDKYKGKVTAYDSPIYIADAALYLMKHKPSLGIKNPYALDQKQFDASVDLLKKQNANIGEYWSDYLKEISAFKSGDSVVGTSWQVILNTAQDEKAPVKAVLPKEGSTGWSDTWMVASKAKHPNCAYKWLNHIVSPEANAQVAEYFGEAPSNEKACKLTADKNHCRTYHADDEPYWKKVHYWTTPTQQCLDGRKDAKCVPYAKWVQAWTEIKD, translated from the coding sequence GTGCGTATGTCCCGAACCCTCAAGACCCTCGCTGCGGCAGGTGCCTTGCTCCTGGCCACCGCCTGCGGCTCCTCCGGCTCCTCCTCGTCCTCCCAGGGAGCCATCGATCCCCCCGACCTCAAGCCGCAGAAGAAGATCGGCAAGGCGGAGAAGTCGGTGAACCTCATCGCCTGGGCCGGCTACGCCGAGGACGGCAGCAACGACCCGAAGGTCGACTGGGTCACGCCCTTCGAGAAGAAGACCGGCTGCAAGGTCAACACCAAGACGGCCGCCTCGTCGGACGAGATGGTCAGCCTCATGAAGACGGGCCAGTACGACGCCGTCTCCGCGTCCGGCGACGCCTCACTGCGCCTGATCGCCTCGGGTGACGCCGAGCCCGTCAACACCGAGCTCGTGCCCAACTACAAGGACATCTTCGAGGGCCTGAAGAACAAGGACTGGAACTCCGTCGACGGGAAGCCCTACGGCATCCCGCACGGCCGCGGCGCCAACCTCCTGATGTACAACACCGAGAAGGTCAAGCCCGCTCCGGACTCCTGGTCCGCCGTCTTCGACAAGGGCGACAAGTACAAGGGCAAGGTCACCGCGTACGACTCCCCGATCTACATCGCGGACGCCGCCCTGTACCTGATGAAGCACAAGCCCTCGCTCGGGATCAAGAACCCCTACGCCCTGGACCAGAAGCAGTTCGACGCCTCGGTGGACCTGCTGAAGAAGCAGAACGCCAACATCGGCGAGTACTGGAGCGACTACCTCAAGGAGATCTCCGCCTTCAAGAGCGGCGACTCCGTGGTCGGCACCTCGTGGCAGGTGATCCTCAACACCGCGCAGGACGAGAAGGCTCCGGTCAAGGCCGTTCTGCCCAAGGAGGGTTCGACGGGCTGGTCCGACACCTGGATGGTCGCCTCCAAGGCCAAGCACCCCAACTGCGCCTACAAGTGGCTGAACCACATCGTCTCGCCGGAGGCGAACGCCCAGGTCGCCGAGTACTTCGGTGAAGCCCCGTCCAACGAGAAGGCATGCAAGCTGACGGCGGACAAGAACCACTGCCGCACCTACCACGCGGACGACGAGCCCTACTGGAAGAAGGTCCACTACTGGACCACACCCACCCAGCAGTGCCTCGACGGCCGCAAGGACGCCAAGTGCGTGCCGTACGCCAAGTGGGTCCAGGCCTGGACCGAGATCAAGGACTAG
- a CDS encoding ABC transporter ATP-binding protein gives MEGNAIRLRSLRKVFGRTEAVAGVELAISDGEFFSMLGPSGSGKTTVLRLIAGFETPTSGTVELDGKDVTRLAPFERDVHTVFQDYALFPHMSVEQNVAYGLKVQKVPKAERLRRAAEALESVRLSGFGKRRPSQLSGGQRQRVALARALVGRPRVLLLDEPLGALDLKLREQMQIELKELQREVGITFVFVTHDQDEALTMSDRIAVFQDGRIEQTGTPAEIYERPASPFVAGFVGTSNLLTGETAEQVVGKPGTFSVRPEKIRVLKESATGEDEPEHTAAKGSVAEVVYLGDTTRFLVDLDAGGRLTAVQQNLETSSEDVAAFRGSRVRLQWHHRHNFRVEEAP, from the coding sequence ATGGAGGGGAATGCCATCCGGCTGCGGAGCCTGCGCAAGGTCTTCGGCAGGACCGAGGCTGTCGCAGGCGTCGAACTGGCCATATCGGACGGTGAGTTCTTCTCCATGCTCGGGCCCTCGGGTTCGGGGAAGACGACGGTGCTCCGACTCATCGCCGGCTTCGAGACGCCCACGAGCGGAACCGTCGAACTCGACGGGAAGGACGTCACGCGGCTCGCGCCCTTCGAGCGCGATGTGCACACCGTCTTCCAGGACTACGCCCTCTTCCCGCACATGTCCGTCGAGCAGAACGTCGCCTACGGCCTGAAGGTCCAGAAGGTGCCCAAGGCCGAACGGCTTCGCCGGGCGGCCGAGGCGCTCGAGAGTGTCCGCCTCTCAGGGTTCGGCAAGCGCCGCCCCTCCCAGCTCTCGGGAGGCCAGCGGCAGCGCGTGGCCCTTGCCCGTGCCCTCGTCGGCCGCCCCCGCGTGCTGCTGCTGGACGAGCCGCTGGGCGCCCTCGATCTCAAGCTGCGGGAGCAGATGCAGATCGAACTCAAGGAACTCCAGCGCGAGGTCGGGATCACGTTCGTCTTCGTCACCCACGACCAGGACGAGGCGCTCACGATGAGCGACCGGATAGCCGTCTTCCAGGACGGCCGCATCGAACAGACCGGCACGCCCGCCGAGATCTACGAACGCCCGGCGTCCCCCTTCGTCGCGGGCTTCGTCGGCACCTCCAACCTGCTCACCGGCGAGACCGCCGAGCAGGTCGTGGGCAAGCCGGGCACGTTCAGCGTGCGCCCGGAGAAGATCCGGGTGCTCAAGGAGTCGGCGACCGGTGAGGACGAACCGGAACACACCGCCGCCAAGGGCTCCGTCGCCGAGGTCGTCTATCTGGGAGACACCACGCGCTTCCTGGTCGACCTCGACGCCGGAGGACGGCTGACCGCCGTCCAGCAGAACCTGGAGACATCCTCCGAGGACGTCGCCGCATTCCGCGGCTCACGGGTGAGGCTCCAGTGGCACCACCGGCACAACTTCCGGGTGGAAGAGGCGCCTTGA
- a CDS encoding FadR/GntR family transcriptional regulator: MRRDQDGARRTVFTPIGAQARVEAVVRRLGDAIELGLLADGEQLPGESELAAQLGVSTVTLREALAALRQRGLVTTRRGRGGGSFVTTPEGPVEERLLAHLGSWSLEELRELGDYWTAVSGAAARLAAARTDPDDLHQLHRSVEELEAAPDAPARSRLHGRFHVELAAAAQSARLTRELVGVHAEAGALLCLVLGEERHLKDVCDRHRAVICAVQDDAAEQARALAEECVQVSMGRLVELRLGTPGPAGGPHTKEGNRGQQSSSKSPPRSREGRNTAR, encoded by the coding sequence GTGAGGAGAGACCAGGACGGCGCTCGAAGAACGGTCTTCACGCCCATCGGGGCCCAGGCCCGCGTCGAGGCCGTCGTGCGGCGTCTCGGTGACGCGATAGAGCTCGGCCTGCTCGCAGACGGCGAGCAGCTGCCCGGCGAGTCCGAACTCGCCGCGCAGCTCGGCGTATCGACGGTCACCTTGCGCGAGGCCCTCGCGGCTCTGCGCCAGCGCGGCCTGGTCACCACACGGCGGGGGCGCGGCGGCGGCAGCTTCGTCACCACCCCCGAAGGCCCCGTCGAGGAACGGCTGCTGGCACACCTGGGCAGCTGGAGCCTGGAGGAGCTTCGCGAACTCGGGGACTACTGGACGGCTGTCTCCGGCGCCGCGGCCCGCCTGGCCGCGGCGCGCACCGACCCGGACGACCTGCATCAACTGCACCGTTCCGTCGAGGAGTTGGAGGCCGCCCCCGACGCGCCCGCGCGCAGCCGCCTGCACGGCCGGTTCCACGTCGAGCTGGCGGCCGCCGCCCAGTCGGCACGGCTGACGAGGGAACTGGTGGGCGTCCACGCCGAGGCGGGCGCTCTCCTCTGCCTCGTCCTCGGCGAGGAAAGGCATCTCAAAGACGTCTGCGATCGTCACCGCGCCGTGATCTGTGCGGTGCAGGATGATGCGGCGGAGCAAGCAAGAGCCCTTGCCGAGGAGTGTGTTCAGGTCTCCATGGGGCGCCTGGTGGAACTCCGCCTCGGCACCCCCGGCCCGGCCGGCGGCCCGCACACCAAGGAGGGCAACCGTGGGCAGCAGTCCTCGTCCAAGTCACCGCCCCGGTCCCGCGAAGGGCGGAACACAGCTCGTTGA
- a CDS encoding cache domain-containing protein: MGSSPRPSHRPGPAKGGTQLVDDAAAAVAAAGVRDALECVFDAVTEIRADTLALLAGASAEDRQPTTTDLAGLRPGLKERLARLALMSGAGFVAAPGLLADAEVWLEWWQTGPGGEVRPLLLDLDPQHSAYSDYTHWEWYALARDTGQRAVAGPYVDYLCSDEYSLTLSMPVTLDGRFTGVAAADVYLPDFEAAVMPVLQRLPGPACLVNSRGRVAVSTYADHLAGSLLKGPDFTAVPAAPADGGGAAGESGGPGTGEPGPHVQEGLALRACGDIPLILVTGED, encoded by the coding sequence GTGGGCAGCAGTCCTCGTCCAAGTCACCGCCCCGGTCCCGCGAAGGGCGGAACACAGCTCGTTGACGACGCGGCGGCAGCAGTCGCGGCGGCGGGCGTCCGTGACGCGCTGGAGTGCGTCTTCGACGCCGTGACCGAGATCCGTGCGGACACCCTGGCGCTCCTCGCGGGCGCCTCGGCCGAGGACAGACAGCCCACCACCACCGACCTCGCCGGTCTGCGCCCAGGACTGAAGGAGCGGCTCGCCCGGCTCGCGCTGATGTCGGGCGCCGGATTCGTCGCGGCGCCGGGACTGCTCGCCGACGCCGAAGTCTGGCTGGAGTGGTGGCAGACGGGGCCGGGCGGCGAGGTGCGTCCGCTGCTGCTGGACCTCGATCCGCAGCACTCGGCGTACTCGGACTACACGCACTGGGAGTGGTACGCGCTGGCCCGGGACACGGGGCAGCGCGCTGTCGCCGGACCGTACGTGGACTATCTGTGCTCGGACGAGTACAGCCTGACGCTCTCGATGCCGGTGACCCTCGACGGCCGCTTCACCGGCGTCGCCGCGGCCGACGTCTACCTCCCGGACTTCGAGGCCGCCGTCATGCCCGTGCTGCAGCGGCTGCCGGGGCCGGCATGCCTGGTCAACTCCCGCGGCCGCGTTGCCGTCTCGACGTACGCGGACCATCTGGCCGGCTCCCTGCTCAAGGGGCCCGACTTCACGGCGGTTCCGGCGGCGCCCGCGGACGGCGGTGGTGCGGCCGGGGAGAGCGGCGGGCCGGGAACCGGCGAACCCGGCCCCCACGTGCAGGAGGGGCTGGCGCTCCGCGCCTGCGGCGACATTCCGCTCATCCTGGTGACCGGCGAGGACTGA
- a CDS encoding ArsR/SmtB family transcription factor, translating to MEPKTQPSRPDRSGQQLAELAGLLADRTRATVCLTLQDGRAWTAGELAKAAGVTAATVSGHLDKLVAGGLLEEVRQGRHRYVHIAGPQISQLIEDLAAHAGPPPAPRGLRATSAGAAMARARTCYDHLAGALGVGVTDALLERGLLQQSTGFSVTDKGLAWFGELGIDLAPRSGSRRPMARCCLDWTERRPHLAGRAGAALCSHALEEGWCERIGSQRALRVTRKGRDAFGELIGMRVEAAA from the coding sequence ATGGAGCCGAAGACCCAACCGTCGAGACCCGACCGGAGCGGGCAGCAGCTCGCCGAGCTGGCCGGGCTGCTCGCCGACCGCACGCGTGCCACCGTCTGCCTGACGCTGCAGGACGGGCGCGCATGGACGGCGGGCGAGCTGGCGAAGGCCGCCGGGGTGACGGCGGCGACGGTGAGCGGGCATCTGGACAAGCTCGTCGCGGGCGGCCTGCTGGAGGAGGTGCGTCAGGGGCGCCACCGCTACGTCCACATCGCCGGTCCGCAGATCTCTCAGCTCATCGAGGATCTGGCGGCCCACGCCGGGCCACCTCCCGCCCCGAGGGGCCTGCGTGCCACGTCGGCAGGTGCGGCGATGGCACGGGCCCGCACGTGCTACGACCACCTGGCGGGCGCCCTCGGTGTGGGTGTCACCGACGCGCTGCTGGAGCGGGGGCTGCTGCAGCAGTCGACGGGATTCTCCGTGACGGACAAGGGGCTCGCGTGGTTCGGCGAGCTGGGCATCGACCTGGCTCCGCGCTCCGGCAGCCGCCGCCCGATGGCACGCTGCTGCCTCGACTGGACGGAACGCCGGCCGCATCTGGCGGGACGCGCGGGCGCCGCCCTGTGCTCGCATGCGCTGGAGGAGGGCTGGTGCGAACGCATCGGCAGCCAGCGGGCGTTGAGGGTGACGCGCAAGGGCAGGGACGCGTTCGGGGAGCTGATCGGCATGCGCGTGGAGGCGGCGGCGTGA